The genomic region TTGGCGGGTTCGTAATATGTGAGGCCGTGTATGCCGAGGTGGCAACCCAATTTCCTTCTTACGGCGCCCTGCGCGATTTTCTGCTGAAAACACGCATACGACTGCTCCCTTCTGAAGAAAATTCGCTATGGCTTGCCTCTCAGGCTTGGGGAAGTTACACAAAACAGAGGGACAGACAGCTGGAATGCCCACAGTGCGGGGTGAAAACAAAGATAAACTGTGCCTGTGGCGTCAATTTATCTGTAAGACAGCATATCCTCAGCGATTTTTTGATCGGGGGCCACGCGCAAATCCAGACAAATACCCTCCTGACACGCGACCGCGGCTTCTATAAAACATATTTTCCGGGATTAAACCTAAACTTGTAACGAATCAGTTTATAAGCTCAGGCGTGTCGGCCGCCTGTCTGTCGATCCGCCACCTAGCACATCCGTATAATGTAAGATTAAAGACCTGACCGCTAGCAGCAGCACACCATAAATGTTAAGAATCAAGACCTGACCCCCGGCTTAAGTTAGTGACTTTTTCCATCTACACATTCGTTTAGAGGATGGGAGCTTCATCGTAGAGAGAGGAGGGCCTTATTAATGAAAACCTGGTTGGTCACCGGCGGGGCCGGCTTTATCGGCAGCAACTTTGTCAGGCAGTGCCTTGCCCAGGAAGAAGCCTTGCGGATTATAAACGTGGACAAACTCACCTACGCGGGAAACCAGGAGTCTCTGGTTTCGGTAACGGGCCGCCCAAACTACATATTTATCCACGGAGATATCGGGAACCGGGCCTTAATCAAGGAATTACTATTGAAATACCGTCCCGGTACCATCGTGCATTTCGCCGCCGAATCCCATGTCGACCGCTCCATCGACGGGCCGGCCGACTTTATCCAGACAAATATTGTCGGAACCTTCGAACTGTTGGAAGCGGCGCGATTCTATTGGCACGGCCTGGATGCTGACCAGCGCCGGGAATTCCGTTTTCTGCACGTCTCCACCGACGAGGTCTATGGCTCCCTCGGCCCGGAAGGCTATTTTACCGAAGAAAGCCTTTACCGCCCCACTTCACCCTATTCCGCATCAAAAGCGGCTTCCGATCACCTGGTGCGCGCCTGGTGCCATACCTACGCTCTACCGGTGCTGATCACCAACTGTTCCAACAACTACGGCCCCTACCAGTTTCCCGAAAAGCTGATCCCCTTAATGATCCTGAAAGCGTTGGTCGGTGAACCGCTGCCGGTTTATGGTGACGGGCAGAACGTACGGGACTGGCTGTACGTGGAAGACCACTGTCAAGCGATCAGAACCGTGCTGGAAAAAGGCCGCCCCGGCCAAACCTATAACCTTGGCGGGCACTGTGAAAAAACAAACCTGGAAGTGGTAAAAACGATCTGCGCCCTCTTGGACGAACTTGTTCCAGATGCACCATTTCTACCCCGCTCCTCCCTCATCACCTACGTTGCCGATCGTCCCGGCCACGACCGGCGCTACGCCAGCGACGCCGGCAAGATTCAGCGTGAATTAGGCTGGGCGCCACAAGAAACGTTTGCCACAGGCCTGTACAAAACCATCCGTTGGTACTTGGATAATAAAGAATGGTGGCAGCGGGTGCTTGACGGAAGCTACCGCGGAGAACGATTAGGAGTGATAGACAATGCATAAGGGCATAATCCTAGCCGGAGGATCCGGTACCCGACTTTATCCGTTGACTCGGGTGGTGAGCAAGCAACTGATGCCCATTTACGACAAACCGATGATCTATTACCCGCTGAGCATCCTGATGCTGGCCGGCCTTACCGAGATTCTGGTTATCACCACTCCCCAGGATCAACATCTATTTCAGGAGTTGCTGAATGACGGCAGCCAGTGGGGGATCAGCATCCGCTACGCGGCGCAGCCAAGTCCCGACGGCCTGGCTCAAGCCTTTATCATCGGCCGTGACTTCATCGGCGGCAACGATTGTGCCCTTGTCCTGGGGGATAACATTTATTTCG from Atribacteraceae bacterium harbors:
- the rfbB gene encoding dTDP-glucose 4,6-dehydratase, with the protein product MKTWLVTGGAGFIGSNFVRQCLAQEEALRIINVDKLTYAGNQESLVSVTGRPNYIFIHGDIGNRALIKELLLKYRPGTIVHFAAESHVDRSIDGPADFIQTNIVGTFELLEAARFYWHGLDADQRREFRFLHVSTDEVYGSLGPEGYFTEESLYRPTSPYSASKAASDHLVRAWCHTYALPVLITNCSNNYGPYQFPEKLIPLMILKALVGEPLPVYGDGQNVRDWLYVEDHCQAIRTVLEKGRPGQTYNLGGHCEKTNLEVVKTICALLDELVPDAPFLPRSSLITYVADRPGHDRRYASDAGKIQRELGWAPQETFATGLYKTIRWYLDNKEWWQRVLDGSYRGERLGVIDNA
- a CDS encoding type II toxin-antitoxin system VapC family toxin; protein product: MIIAIDTNIILDILLPDPVYVETSKNLLDKAVNLGGFVICEAVYAEVATQFPSYGALRDFLLKTRIRLLPSEENSLWLASQAWGSYTKQRDRQLECPQCGVKTKINCACGVNLSVRQHILSDFLIGGHAQIQTNTLLTRDRGFYKTYFPGLNLNL